In Taeniopygia guttata chromosome 7, bTaeGut7.mat, whole genome shotgun sequence, a single window of DNA contains:
- the ACVR1 gene encoding activin receptor type-1 encodes MILPVLMVMAFPSPSWQDDEQKLKMVPYECVCEGISCGNGDRCQGQRCFASLSINDGAKVYQKGCFQVYEQRKMTCKTPPSPNQAVECCQGHLCNMNITAQLPSSKGQTFQGEAAGYSMETLIIVILAPVVVLIVFSAVAVLIIRRIQKNHMERLNSRDAEYGTIEGLIASNVGDSTLADLLDHSCTSGSGSGLPFLVQRTVARQITLVECVGKGRYGEVWRGQWQGENVAVKIFSSRDEKSWFRETELYNTVLLRHENILGFIASDMTSRNSSTQLWLITHYHEMGSLYDYLQLTTLDTVSCLRIVLSIASGLAHLHIEIFGTQGKPAISHRDLKSKNILVKKNGQCCIADLGLAVMHSQSTNQLDVGNNPRVGTKRYMAPEVLDETIQADCFDSYKRVDIWAFGLVLWEVARRMVSNGIVEDYKPPFYDLVPNDPSFEDMRKVVCVDQQRPNIPNRWFSDPTLTSLAKLMKECWYQNPSARLTALRIKKTLTKIDNSLDKLKADC; translated from the exons ATGATTCTCCCTGTACTGATGGTGATGGCGTTCCCATCCCCGAGCTGGCAAG ATGATGAACAGAAGCTCAAGATGGTCCCCTACGAATGTGTGTGTGAAGGCATATCCTGTGGGAACGGGGATCGGTGCCAAGGCCAGCGCTGCTTTGCTTCCCTGAGCATTAATGACGGGGCCAAGGTTTACCAGAAGGGCTGCTTCCAGGTCTATGAGCAACGGAAAATGACGTGCAAAACGCCTCCGTCCCCCAACCAGGCCGTGGAGTGCTGCCAGGGACACCTGTGCAACATGAACATCACTGCGCAGCTGCCCTCGTCCAAAG GGCAAACCTTTCAAGGAGAAGCTGCAGGTTACAGCATGGAAACACTAATCATCGTTATCCTGGCTCCTGTGGTAGTGTTGATAGTTTTTTCTGCAGTAGCTGTGCTGATCATACGGAGAATACAGAAAAACCACATGGAGAGGCTCAATTCTAGGGATGCAGAATATGGCACAATCGAGGGCCTCATTGCCTCGAACGTGGGGGACAGCACGTTGGCA GATTTGTTGGACCATTCCTGCACATCTGGAAGTGGCTCTGGACTTCCTTTCTTGGTGCAAAGAACGGTGGCTCGCCAGATCACACTTGTGGAGTGTGTAG GAAAGGGCCGTTATGGAGAAGTTTGGAGGGGTCAGTGGCAAGGAGAAAATGTTGCTGTGAAGATCTTCTCTTCTAGGGATGAAAAGTCCTGGTTCAGGGAAACTGAGCTGTACAACACTGTACTGCTGCGGCACGAGAATATTTTAG GTTTTATTGCGTCTGATATGACTTCCAGGAACTCCAGCACGCAGCTGTGGCTGATCACACACTACCACGAGATGGGCTCGCTGTACGACTACCTGCAGCTGACCACACTGGACACGGTGAGCTGCCTGCGCATCGTGCTGTCCATCGCCAGCGGCCTGGCGCACCTGCACATCGAGATCTTCGGCACGCAGGGCAAGCCGGCCATCTCCCACCGCGACCTCAAGAGCAAGAACATCCTGGTCAAGAAGAACGGGCAGTGCTGCATCGCCGACCTGG GCCTTGCAGTGATGCATTCCCAAAGCACAAACCAGCTGGATGTGGGGAACAATCCCCGTGTGGGCACCAAGCGCTACATGGCTCCGGAGGTGCTGGACGAGACCATCCAGGCAGACTGCTTTGACTCCTACAAGCGGGTGGACATCTGGGCCTTTGGGCTGGTGCTGTGGGAGGTGGCCAGGCGCATGGTCAGCAACG GAATCGTGGAAGACTACAAACCACCCTTTTATGACTTGGTTCCGAACGATCCCAGTTTTGAAGACATGAGGAAGGTGGTCTGTGTGGATCAGCAGAGGcccaacattcccaacagaTGGTTCTCAGACCCG ACGTTGACGTCCCTCGCCAAGCTGATGAAGGAGTGCTGGTACCAGAACCCCTCGGCCAGACTGACAGCCCTGCGCATCAAAAAGACTTTGACCAAAATTGACAATTCCTTAGACAAACTGAAAGCTGACTGTTGA